One genomic window of Capricornis sumatraensis isolate serow.1 chromosome 15, serow.2, whole genome shotgun sequence includes the following:
- the PITRM1 gene encoding presequence protease, mitochondrial isoform X1 has protein sequence MWRGGWRAQGALRRLSGGSAHLGAWRWGSTKACERALQYRVGERIHGFTVSQVTPVPELSLTAVKLSHDGTGAQYLHLAREDGNNLFSVQFRTTPTDSSGAPHILEHTVLCGSQRYPCRDPFFKMLNRSLSTFMNAFTASDYTLYPFSTQNPKDFQNLLSVYLDAAFFPCLRELDFWQEGWRLEHEDPNDPQTPLVFKGVVFNEMKGAFTDNERIFSQHLQNRLLPDHTYSVVSGGDPLCIPDLTWEQLRQFHAVHYHPSNARFFTYGNFPLEQHLKQIHEEALSKFQRIEPRTSVPAQKPWDEPREFQITCAPDSLAEGPSGQTTISVSFLLPDITNTFEAFTLSLLSSLLISGPNAPFYKALIESGLGTDFSPDVGYNGCTREAYFSVGLQGIAEKDVQTVRDIVDRTLDDVIEKGFEEDRIEALLHKIEIQMKHQSVSFGLTLTSYIASCWNHDGDPVDLLKLGSQVAQFRKCLKENPRFLQEKVKRYFKNNRHKLTLSMKPDEKYSEKQAQMETEKLQQKVTSLSPEDKQQIYEKGLELQAQQSQPPDASCLPALRVSDVEPRIPLTELEVVQAAGDTPVQYCAQPTNGVVYFRAFSSLNALPEELRPYVPLFCSVLTKLGCGSLDYRELAQQVELKTGGLAAAPQVLPDDSHLNTYEQGVLFSSFCLDRNLADMMHLWSEILNDPRLEEEEHFRVLVRMAAQELSNGVPDSGHLYASIRAGRTLAPAGDLQETFAGMDQVLLMKRIAEMPDLQPILGNLLRIWKHLLSCDSLRCSVNATAQQMLQVEGAVETFLRSLSRSEKEQRPVYLHVVEKPAPKASSGSCPVIRRLVTDPTFEPCQMKTHFLLPFPVNYVAECIRTAPYTAPDHASLKILARLMTAKFLHTEIREKGGAYGGGARLSYGGMFTLYSYRDPRSTETLQSFMKAIDWAKAGRFTQQDIDEAKLSVFSAVDAPVAPSDKGLDHFLYGLSDEMKQVHREQLFAVCHEDLVDVSNRYLGARRNTHGMALLGPDNASIAKDPSWVIRQR, from the exons ATGTGGCGCGGCGGCTGGAGGGCGCAGGGCGCGCTCCGGAGGCTGAGCGGCgg CAGTGCCCACCTTGGAGCCTGGAGGTGGGGGAGCACCAAGGCCTGTGAGCGAGCGCTGCAGTACCGCGTTGGAGAGAGGATCCACGGCTTCACCGTCAGCCAG GTGACGCCTGTCCCCGAGCTGTCGCTGACAGCCGTGAAGCTCAGCCATGATGGCACGGGAGCACAGTACTTGCACCTGGCCCGCGAGGATGGAAACAACTTGTTCAG TGTGCAGTTCCGTACCACCCCCACCGACAGCAGTGGCGCCCCCCACATCCTGGAGCACACGGTCCTGTGCGGCTCTCAGAGGTACCCCTGCCGAGACCCCTTCTTCAAGATGCTGAACAGGTCGCTGTCCACATTCATGAATGCCTTCACGG CTAGTGATTACACCCTGTACCCATTTTCCACACAAAACCCCAAGGACTTCCAGAACCTCCTGTCCGTGTATTTGGACGCAGCCTTTTTTCCGTGCTTGCGGGAACTGGACTTCTG GCAGGAAGGATGGCGACTGGAACATGAGGACCCGAATGACCCCCAGACGCCTTTGGTCTTTAAAGGTGTCGTCTTCAATGAAATGAAGGGAGCATTT ACAGATAACGAGAGGATATTCTCACAGCACCTTCAGAACCGCCTGCTTCCTGACCACACGTACTCGGTGGTCTCCGGAGGGGACCCCCTGTGCATCCCCGACCTCACGTGGGAACAGCTCAGACAGTTCCACGCCGTGCACTACCACCCCAGCAATGCCAG GTTCTTCACTTACGGTAACTTTCCGCTGGAGCAGCATCTGAAGCAAATTCACGAAGAGGCCCTGAGTAAATTTCAGAGAATTGAGCCACGGACGTCAGTGCCAGCCCAGAAGCCCTGGGATGAGCCG AGGGAGTTCCAGATCACGTGTGCCCCGGACTCGCTGGCTGAGGGCCCCTCGGGGCAGACTACCATCAGTGTCAGCTTTCTCCTGCCGGA CATCACCAACACGTTTGAAGCCTTCACGCTGAGCCTTCTGTCTTCACTCCTGATCAGTGGCCCCAACGCCCCCTTCTACAAAGCCCTCATTGAATCCGGACTTGGCACCGACTTCTCTCCTGATGTTGG GTACAATGGCTGCACTCGGGAGGCCTACTTCAGCGTGGGCCTGCAGGGCATCGCAGAGAAGGACGTCCAGACGGTCCGGGACATCGTGGACCGGACGCTAGATGATGTCATCGA GAAAGGATTTGAAGAGGATCGCATTGAAGCATTACTTCATAAAATTGAAATACAGATGAAGCACCAATCCGTCAGCTTTGGACTCACCCTGACGTCT TACATTGCTTCCTGCTGGAACCATGACGGGGACCCCGTAGACCTCCTGAAGCTGGGAAGTCAGGTGGCTCAGTTCCGAAAGTGCCTGAAGGAAAATCCAAGGTTTTTGCAAGAAAAAGTGAAACGGTATTTTAAG AATAATCGGCACAAGCTGACTTTATCCATGAAACCAGATGAAAAGTATTCCGAGAAGCAAGCACAGATGGAAACAGAAAAACTGCAGCAAAAGGTCACTTCTCTTTCCCCGGAAGACAAGCAGCAGATCTATGAGAAAG GTTTGGAACTGCAGGCTCAGCAGAGTCAACCTCCGGACGCTTCGTGTCTGCCAGCGCTCAGGGTGTCGGACGTTGAGCCTCGCATCCCGCTCACGGAGCTGGAGGTGGTGCAGGCAG CTGGGGACACGCCAGTCCAGTACTGCGCACAGCCCACCAATGGCGTGGTCTACTTCAGAGCCTTCTCCAGCCTCAACGCCCTGCCTGAGGAGCTGCGGCCCTACGTGCCGCTCTTCTGCAGCGTCCTCACCAA GCTGGGCTGCGGCAGCCTCGACTACCGAGAGCTGGCCCAGCAGGTGGAGCTGAAGACGGGTGGCCTGGCTGCCGCCCCCCAGGTGCTCCCCGACGACTCACACCTCAACACCTACGAGCAG GGTGTGCTGTTCTCCTCCTTCTGCCTCGATAGAAACCTAGCAGACATGATGCATCTGTGGAGTGAGATACTGAATGA CCCCCGCCTTGAGGAGGAGGAGCATTTCCGTGTGCTGGTGAGGATGGCCGCCCAGGAGCTGTCTAATGGTGTCCCCGACTCGGGCCACCTCTATGCGTCCATCAGGGCGGGCAGAACGCTGGCACCTGCGGGGGACCTGCAGGAGACCTTCGCAGGGATGGACCAG GTGCTGCTGATGAAGAGAATTGCGGAGATGCCTGACCTGCAGCCCATCCTGGGGAATCTCCTGCGCATCTGGAAACACCTGCTGAGCTGTGACAGCCTGAG ATGTTCTGTGAACGCGACTGCCCAACAGATGTTGCAGGTGGAGGGCGCAGTGGAGACCTTCTTGAGGAGCCTCAGCCGGAGTGAGAAGGAGCAGAGGCCCGTGTACCTGCACGTGGTGGAG AAACCTGCACCTAAGGCATCCAGCGGAAGCTGCCCAGTCATAAGGAGGCTGGTGACG GACCCCACCTTCGAGCCCTGCCAGATGAAGACGCACTTCTTGCTTCCGTTCCCCGTGAACTACGTTGCCGAGTGCATCAGGACCGCCCCGTATACAGCCCCGGACCACGCCAG cCTCAAGATCCTGGCACGGTTGATGACTGCTAAATTCTTACACACGGAAATTCGAGAAAAAGGTGGTGCTTACGGCGGAGGCGCCCGGCTCAGCTACGGCGGGATGTTCACACTTTACTCTTACAG GGATCCACGTTCCACGGAAACACTGCAGTCCTTCATGAAGGCCATCGACTGGGCCAAGGCCGGGAGGTTCACCCAGCAGGACATTGACGAGGCAAAGCTCTCGGTCTTCTCTGCCGTGGATGCTCCGGTGGCACCTTCAGATAAAG GCCTGGACCACTTTCTGTATGGCCTCTCAGATGAGATGAAGCAGGTACACCGTGAGCAGCTCTTTGCCGTCTGCCACGAAGACCTGGTCGACGTGAGCAACAG GTACTTGGGCGCCAGGAGAAACACACACGGCATGGCTCTGCTCGGACCAGACAACGCGAGCATCGCTAAGGACCCGTCGTGGGTCATAAGACAGCGGTGA
- the PITRM1 gene encoding presequence protease, mitochondrial isoform X2: MLNRSLSTFMNAFTASDYTLYPFSTQNPKDFQNLLSVYLDAAFFPCLRELDFWQEGWRLEHEDPNDPQTPLVFKGVVFNEMKGAFTDNERIFSQHLQNRLLPDHTYSVVSGGDPLCIPDLTWEQLRQFHAVHYHPSNARFFTYGNFPLEQHLKQIHEEALSKFQRIEPRTSVPAQKPWDEPREFQITCAPDSLAEGPSGQTTISVSFLLPDITNTFEAFTLSLLSSLLISGPNAPFYKALIESGLGTDFSPDVGYNGCTREAYFSVGLQGIAEKDVQTVRDIVDRTLDDVIEKGFEEDRIEALLHKIEIQMKHQSVSFGLTLTSYIASCWNHDGDPVDLLKLGSQVAQFRKCLKENPRFLQEKVKRYFKNNRHKLTLSMKPDEKYSEKQAQMETEKLQQKVTSLSPEDKQQIYEKAGDTPVQYCAQPTNGVVYFRAFSSLNALPEELRPYVPLFCSVLTKLGCGSLDYRELAQQVELKTGGLAAAPQVLPDDSHLNTYEQGVLFSSFCLDRNLADMMHLWSEILNDPRLEEEEHFRVLVRMAAQELSNGVPDSGHLYASIRAGRTLAPAGDLQETFAGMDQVLLMKRIAEMPDLQPILGNLLRIWKHLLSCDSLRCSVNATAQQMLQVEGAVETFLRSLSRSEKEQRPVYLHVVEKPAPKASSGSCPVIRRLVTDPTFEPCQMKTHFLLPFPVNYVAECIRTAPYTAPDHASLKILARLMTAKFLHTEIREKGGAYGGGARLSYGGMFTLYSYRDPRSTETLQSFMKAIDWAKAGRFTQQDIDEAKLSVFSAVDAPVAPSDKGLDHFLYGLSDEMKQVHREQLFAVCHEDLVDVSNRYLGARRNTHGMALLGPDNASIAKDPSWVIRQR, translated from the exons ATGCTGAACAGGTCGCTGTCCACATTCATGAATGCCTTCACGG CTAGTGATTACACCCTGTACCCATTTTCCACACAAAACCCCAAGGACTTCCAGAACCTCCTGTCCGTGTATTTGGACGCAGCCTTTTTTCCGTGCTTGCGGGAACTGGACTTCTG GCAGGAAGGATGGCGACTGGAACATGAGGACCCGAATGACCCCCAGACGCCTTTGGTCTTTAAAGGTGTCGTCTTCAATGAAATGAAGGGAGCATTT ACAGATAACGAGAGGATATTCTCACAGCACCTTCAGAACCGCCTGCTTCCTGACCACACGTACTCGGTGGTCTCCGGAGGGGACCCCCTGTGCATCCCCGACCTCACGTGGGAACAGCTCAGACAGTTCCACGCCGTGCACTACCACCCCAGCAATGCCAG GTTCTTCACTTACGGTAACTTTCCGCTGGAGCAGCATCTGAAGCAAATTCACGAAGAGGCCCTGAGTAAATTTCAGAGAATTGAGCCACGGACGTCAGTGCCAGCCCAGAAGCCCTGGGATGAGCCG AGGGAGTTCCAGATCACGTGTGCCCCGGACTCGCTGGCTGAGGGCCCCTCGGGGCAGACTACCATCAGTGTCAGCTTTCTCCTGCCGGA CATCACCAACACGTTTGAAGCCTTCACGCTGAGCCTTCTGTCTTCACTCCTGATCAGTGGCCCCAACGCCCCCTTCTACAAAGCCCTCATTGAATCCGGACTTGGCACCGACTTCTCTCCTGATGTTGG GTACAATGGCTGCACTCGGGAGGCCTACTTCAGCGTGGGCCTGCAGGGCATCGCAGAGAAGGACGTCCAGACGGTCCGGGACATCGTGGACCGGACGCTAGATGATGTCATCGA GAAAGGATTTGAAGAGGATCGCATTGAAGCATTACTTCATAAAATTGAAATACAGATGAAGCACCAATCCGTCAGCTTTGGACTCACCCTGACGTCT TACATTGCTTCCTGCTGGAACCATGACGGGGACCCCGTAGACCTCCTGAAGCTGGGAAGTCAGGTGGCTCAGTTCCGAAAGTGCCTGAAGGAAAATCCAAGGTTTTTGCAAGAAAAAGTGAAACGGTATTTTAAG AATAATCGGCACAAGCTGACTTTATCCATGAAACCAGATGAAAAGTATTCCGAGAAGCAAGCACAGATGGAAACAGAAAAACTGCAGCAAAAGGTCACTTCTCTTTCCCCGGAAGACAAGCAGCAGATCTATGAGAAAG CTGGGGACACGCCAGTCCAGTACTGCGCACAGCCCACCAATGGCGTGGTCTACTTCAGAGCCTTCTCCAGCCTCAACGCCCTGCCTGAGGAGCTGCGGCCCTACGTGCCGCTCTTCTGCAGCGTCCTCACCAA GCTGGGCTGCGGCAGCCTCGACTACCGAGAGCTGGCCCAGCAGGTGGAGCTGAAGACGGGTGGCCTGGCTGCCGCCCCCCAGGTGCTCCCCGACGACTCACACCTCAACACCTACGAGCAG GGTGTGCTGTTCTCCTCCTTCTGCCTCGATAGAAACCTAGCAGACATGATGCATCTGTGGAGTGAGATACTGAATGA CCCCCGCCTTGAGGAGGAGGAGCATTTCCGTGTGCTGGTGAGGATGGCCGCCCAGGAGCTGTCTAATGGTGTCCCCGACTCGGGCCACCTCTATGCGTCCATCAGGGCGGGCAGAACGCTGGCACCTGCGGGGGACCTGCAGGAGACCTTCGCAGGGATGGACCAG GTGCTGCTGATGAAGAGAATTGCGGAGATGCCTGACCTGCAGCCCATCCTGGGGAATCTCCTGCGCATCTGGAAACACCTGCTGAGCTGTGACAGCCTGAG ATGTTCTGTGAACGCGACTGCCCAACAGATGTTGCAGGTGGAGGGCGCAGTGGAGACCTTCTTGAGGAGCCTCAGCCGGAGTGAGAAGGAGCAGAGGCCCGTGTACCTGCACGTGGTGGAG AAACCTGCACCTAAGGCATCCAGCGGAAGCTGCCCAGTCATAAGGAGGCTGGTGACG GACCCCACCTTCGAGCCCTGCCAGATGAAGACGCACTTCTTGCTTCCGTTCCCCGTGAACTACGTTGCCGAGTGCATCAGGACCGCCCCGTATACAGCCCCGGACCACGCCAG cCTCAAGATCCTGGCACGGTTGATGACTGCTAAATTCTTACACACGGAAATTCGAGAAAAAGGTGGTGCTTACGGCGGAGGCGCCCGGCTCAGCTACGGCGGGATGTTCACACTTTACTCTTACAG GGATCCACGTTCCACGGAAACACTGCAGTCCTTCATGAAGGCCATCGACTGGGCCAAGGCCGGGAGGTTCACCCAGCAGGACATTGACGAGGCAAAGCTCTCGGTCTTCTCTGCCGTGGATGCTCCGGTGGCACCTTCAGATAAAG GCCTGGACCACTTTCTGTATGGCCTCTCAGATGAGATGAAGCAGGTACACCGTGAGCAGCTCTTTGCCGTCTGCCACGAAGACCTGGTCGACGTGAGCAACAG GTACTTGGGCGCCAGGAGAAACACACACGGCATGGCTCTGCTCGGACCAGACAACGCGAGCATCGCTAAGGACCCGTCGTGGGTCATAAGACAGCGGTGA